One Asterias rubens chromosome 1, eAstRub1.3, whole genome shotgun sequence genomic region harbors:
- the LOC117291200 gene encoding hyalin-like isoform X2: MEGLDSIRFGFRVLLLIIGVLRLPPTAHCQVPELYGCPDDIITGTEQGTTYAIVSWYPPIAQGGTSTTTVTQVTNYTPGDAFNIGDTTVVYTLNDITLQVTINCSFVIEVKDLELPVFTNCPTDFTRSKVSPDPELGVLVTWIEPIATDNAGQVTITSNYRPDQPFKDGIWRVQYSATDFSGNIGSCVFDITVYVGLLQECPESINQDTDIGKSYATVTWTEPLIRNFDPLVDVLDQNYESGDMFPVGTWVILYQLRDVNSQLEETCSFVVRVEDNERPVFLSCPSNIAAELSSSMEPTVVVTWQPPEVTDNSGSFSLASYSNSGDSFRIGDTVVRYTASDSYGNEAICEFNVKVTDVRDVEFTMCPDDIIKTLLIGQSRIFIAWQEPIISLEDRDITVTASHQPGDAFETGRTSVSYTAVDSLGNVGFCNFSIIVTGFPFNQFTRTEGFFLPGQDDLILLLDVEQCLRACIMETTFVCRSVDIDDQGKCRLSQSVDDDFLAVLASNAAFTYYKRLMGNSIALVGCPNDINRPADTGKASATISWLEPTVESAQGMSSLTVTHPSGSQFTLGKTRVVYTATDNMGFTATCSFLITIEDNESPLIRYCPESSIHLTQEKEDVRVSWIEPTATDNSGSVQLRSNYKPGDWFSLGSTKVTYVAQDEAGHQAECSFEIVVQEIPDSHYLSIILVLLNFAYTDALQDNTSKQFQALSSAIVNDLVRVFADDDTMLGSHIDKFGAEEGGVVAYTGIGFSIILSLEDQHNRLDTVLNAIQSGELTNVAEAQLENEDGSKEVLDECVTLPCPKDMTCKAEGRRCTATCQDNTGYCLNDGVCGIDAQNLVICYCRSPNIYGTRCQMTVSLTGKQLVFVILGIIWVFMLIFAITAYIIALIRRKHTKQMMELKSATNGKNQAVNLSIVTKNNNRNETDDSFSGQKKEGESSDSEFDITSNTEQPRNWNDTNHSSIYVDQRLYSNNTSTTPDSGTVIASFQGTDHSTELQIHDSNLTGTSTQLNLESTALADDAIPPDLTSSYDGTISNPVFECDEYNESASNEVRIAADGGGTQTPLGAKPPSLVSRSSHFASTNFGEEGNFIMLDDEDESLII, translated from the exons TACCAGAACTGTATGGCTGTCCGGACGACATCATAACGGGCACAGAGCAAGGCACGACGTACGCAATAGTTTCGTGGTATCCCCCAATTGCACAGGGTGGGACGAGTACAACGACCGTCACTCAAGTCACAAACTACACGCCCGGAGATGCCTTCAACATCGGGGATACAACGGTGGTGTACACGCTGAACGACATCACGCTGCAAGTGACGATAAATTGTTCATTTGTCATTGAAGTAAAAG ACCTCGAGCTACCAGTATTCACAAATTGTCCAACGGATTTTACAAGATCTAAAGTTTCGCCAGATCCTGAGCTCGGCGTATTAGTCACATGGATTGAACCAATAGCTACAGACAATGCAGGTCAGGTGACTATCACATCCAATTACAGACCAGATCAGCCATTCAAAGACGGCATTTGGCGAGTACAATACAGTGCAACCGACTTTTCTGGAAACATCGGATCCTGTGTTTTTGATATCACTGTTTATG TCGGCCTCTTACAGGAATGCCCTGAAAGCATAAATCAAGATACAGATATTGGAAAGAGCTATGCAACAGTGACTTGGACAGAACCGCTCATTCGTAACTTTGACCCATTGGTGGATGTACTCGATCAGAACTATGAGTCTGGAGACATGTTTCCTGTGGGAACCTGGGTCATTCTGTATCAACTACGGGATGTTAATTCTCAGCTGGAAGAGACCTGTTCTTTTGTTGTTAGAGTTGAAg ATAACGAAAGACCTGTATTCCTCAGCTGCCCATCGAACATTGCTGCAGAACTGTCTTCATCGATGGAACCCACAGTAGTCGTCACTTGGCAACCTCCAGAAGTGACAGACAATTCAGGATCCTTCAGTCTTGCATCTTACTCTAACTCTGGTGATTCTTTTAGAATTGGTGACACAGTTGTGCGTTATACTGCCTCGGATTCCTATGGCAATGAGGCAATCTGTGAATTCAATGTGAAAGTAACAG ATGTGAGGGATGTTGAATTTACCATGTGCCCAGATGACATCATCAAAACTTTGCTGATTGGCCAATCAAGAATATTCATTGCATGGCAGGAGCCAATCATCTCATTGGAAGACCGTGACATCACAGTAACAGCCAGTCATCAACCAGGAGATGCATTTGAAACTGGTCGGACATCAGTCAGCTACACAGCTGTAGATTCATTGGGAAATGTAGGATTCTGCAATTTCAGCATCATTGTCACAG GATTCCCTTTCAATCAGTTCACACGGACAGAGGGATTTTTCCTCCCCGGTCAAGATGATCTTATTTTGTTGCTGGATGTGGAGCAATGCCTCCGAGCCTGTATTATGGAGACAACGTTTGTATGTCGCTCTGTTGACATCGATGACCAGGGAAAATGTCGTCTCAGTCAGTCAGTCGACGATGACTTCTTGGCCGTGCTTGCCAGTAATGCTGCCTTCACTTACTATAAGAGGTTAATGG GTAACTCTATTGCATTAGTGGGATGTCCGAATGATATCAACCGACCAGCCGATACAGGGAAAGCCTCTGCAACTATAAGTTGGCTTGAACCTACCGTTGAATCCGCACAGGGCATGTCATCTCTCACAGTCACCCACCCATCTGGCTCTCAGTTCACCTTGGGGAAGACAAGAGTGGTGTATACAGCCACAGACAACATGGGCTTTACTGCAACATGTAGTTTCTTAATTACTATTGAAG ACAATGAGAGTCCGCTAATAAGGTATTGCCCAGAGTCTAGTATCCATCTCACCCAAGAGAAAGAAGATGTAAGAGTATCTTGGATTGAACCAACTGCAACGGACAACTCGGGATCTGTCCAACTTCGGAGCAATTACAAGCCTGGAGACTGGTTCTCGCTCGGCTCCACCAAAGTCACATACGTTGCTCAGGATGAAGCAGGGCACCAAGCTGAATGTTCATTTGAAATAGTAGTACAAGAAATCCCAG ACTCCCACTATCTATCTATTATACTGGTTCTACTCAATTTTGCCTACACGGATGCTCTGCAAGATAACACCTCCAAACAGTTTCAGGCATTGTCATCAGCGATTGTAAACGAT CTGGTGAGGGTGTTTGCTGATGATGACACAATGCTTGGTAGTCACATAGACAAGTTTGG gGCAGAGGAAGGTGGCGTAGTTGCCTACACTGGTATTGGAttctcaattattttgagccTCGAGGACCAACATAACCGACTTGATACGGTTTTAAACGCCATACAAAGTGGTGAACTTACCAACGTGGCAGAGGCGCAATTGGAAAATGAGGATG GATCTAAAGAAGTTTTAGATGAATGTGTGACGTTACCGTGTCCGAAAGATATGACGTGTAAAGCTGAAGGGAGGAGGTGCACTGCAACCTGTCAAGATAATACTGGCTATTGTCTCAACGATGGTGTATGTGGGATAGACGCTCAAAACCTTGTCATTTGCTA CTGTAGGAGCCCAAACATTTACGGCACAAGATGTCAGATGACTGTGTCCCTCACAG GGAAGCAGCTTGTGTTTGTCATCCTAGGTATCATCTGGGTGTTCATGCTGATCTTTGCCATCACTGCATATATCATTGCACTCATCCGCAGGAAACATACTAAACAAATGATGGAACT TAAATCTGCTACCAATGGGAAAAATCAAGCTGTTAATCTAAGCATCgtcactaaaaataataatagaaatgAGACTGATGACAGCTTTTCCGGCCAGAAAAAAGAGGGGGAAAGTTCAGATTCTGAATTTGATATAACAAGTAATACAGAGCAACCGAGGAACTGGAATGATACAAATCACTCCTCCATTTATGTGGACCAGAGGCTTTATTCTAATAATACATCTACCACCCCCGACAGTGGGACAGTTATTGCTAGTTTCCAGGGTACAGATCATTCTACCGAACTGCAGATACACGACAGTAATCTTACAGGCACGAGTACACAGTTGAACTTGGAAAGCACTGCTCTGGCCGATGATGCAATTCCTCCGGATTTGACATCCTCCTATGATGGCACGATAAGCAATCCTGTCTTTGAATGTGACGAGTACAATGAAAGCGCATCAAATGAAGTAAGGATTGCGGCTGATGGTGGCGGGACTCAAACGCCGCTTGGAGCGAAACCACCAAGCTTAGTTAGCAGATCATCACATTTTGCTTCAACTAACTTTGGGGAGGAGGGAAATTTTATCATGCTGGACGATGAAGATGAGTCGcttattatttga
- the LOC117291200 gene encoding hyalin-like isoform X1 has translation MEGLDSIRFGFRVLLLIIGVLRLPPTAHCQVVPELYGCPDDIITGTEQGTTYAIVSWYPPIAQGGTSTTTVTQVTNYTPGDAFNIGDTTVVYTLNDITLQVTINCSFVIEVKDLELPVFTNCPTDFTRSKVSPDPELGVLVTWIEPIATDNAGQVTITSNYRPDQPFKDGIWRVQYSATDFSGNIGSCVFDITVYVGLLQECPESINQDTDIGKSYATVTWTEPLIRNFDPLVDVLDQNYESGDMFPVGTWVILYQLRDVNSQLEETCSFVVRVEDNERPVFLSCPSNIAAELSSSMEPTVVVTWQPPEVTDNSGSFSLASYSNSGDSFRIGDTVVRYTASDSYGNEAICEFNVKVTDVRDVEFTMCPDDIIKTLLIGQSRIFIAWQEPIISLEDRDITVTASHQPGDAFETGRTSVSYTAVDSLGNVGFCNFSIIVTGFPFNQFTRTEGFFLPGQDDLILLLDVEQCLRACIMETTFVCRSVDIDDQGKCRLSQSVDDDFLAVLASNAAFTYYKRLMGNSIALVGCPNDINRPADTGKASATISWLEPTVESAQGMSSLTVTHPSGSQFTLGKTRVVYTATDNMGFTATCSFLITIEDNESPLIRYCPESSIHLTQEKEDVRVSWIEPTATDNSGSVQLRSNYKPGDWFSLGSTKVTYVAQDEAGHQAECSFEIVVQEIPDSHYLSIILVLLNFAYTDALQDNTSKQFQALSSAIVNDLVRVFADDDTMLGSHIDKFGAEEGGVVAYTGIGFSIILSLEDQHNRLDTVLNAIQSGELTNVAEAQLENEDGSKEVLDECVTLPCPKDMTCKAEGRRCTATCQDNTGYCLNDGVCGIDAQNLVICYCRSPNIYGTRCQMTVSLTGKQLVFVILGIIWVFMLIFAITAYIIALIRRKHTKQMMELKSATNGKNQAVNLSIVTKNNNRNETDDSFSGQKKEGESSDSEFDITSNTEQPRNWNDTNHSSIYVDQRLYSNNTSTTPDSGTVIASFQGTDHSTELQIHDSNLTGTSTQLNLESTALADDAIPPDLTSSYDGTISNPVFECDEYNESASNEVRIAADGGGTQTPLGAKPPSLVSRSSHFASTNFGEEGNFIMLDDEDESLII, from the exons TAGTACCAGAACTGTATGGCTGTCCGGACGACATCATAACGGGCACAGAGCAAGGCACGACGTACGCAATAGTTTCGTGGTATCCCCCAATTGCACAGGGTGGGACGAGTACAACGACCGTCACTCAAGTCACAAACTACACGCCCGGAGATGCCTTCAACATCGGGGATACAACGGTGGTGTACACGCTGAACGACATCACGCTGCAAGTGACGATAAATTGTTCATTTGTCATTGAAGTAAAAG ACCTCGAGCTACCAGTATTCACAAATTGTCCAACGGATTTTACAAGATCTAAAGTTTCGCCAGATCCTGAGCTCGGCGTATTAGTCACATGGATTGAACCAATAGCTACAGACAATGCAGGTCAGGTGACTATCACATCCAATTACAGACCAGATCAGCCATTCAAAGACGGCATTTGGCGAGTACAATACAGTGCAACCGACTTTTCTGGAAACATCGGATCCTGTGTTTTTGATATCACTGTTTATG TCGGCCTCTTACAGGAATGCCCTGAAAGCATAAATCAAGATACAGATATTGGAAAGAGCTATGCAACAGTGACTTGGACAGAACCGCTCATTCGTAACTTTGACCCATTGGTGGATGTACTCGATCAGAACTATGAGTCTGGAGACATGTTTCCTGTGGGAACCTGGGTCATTCTGTATCAACTACGGGATGTTAATTCTCAGCTGGAAGAGACCTGTTCTTTTGTTGTTAGAGTTGAAg ATAACGAAAGACCTGTATTCCTCAGCTGCCCATCGAACATTGCTGCAGAACTGTCTTCATCGATGGAACCCACAGTAGTCGTCACTTGGCAACCTCCAGAAGTGACAGACAATTCAGGATCCTTCAGTCTTGCATCTTACTCTAACTCTGGTGATTCTTTTAGAATTGGTGACACAGTTGTGCGTTATACTGCCTCGGATTCCTATGGCAATGAGGCAATCTGTGAATTCAATGTGAAAGTAACAG ATGTGAGGGATGTTGAATTTACCATGTGCCCAGATGACATCATCAAAACTTTGCTGATTGGCCAATCAAGAATATTCATTGCATGGCAGGAGCCAATCATCTCATTGGAAGACCGTGACATCACAGTAACAGCCAGTCATCAACCAGGAGATGCATTTGAAACTGGTCGGACATCAGTCAGCTACACAGCTGTAGATTCATTGGGAAATGTAGGATTCTGCAATTTCAGCATCATTGTCACAG GATTCCCTTTCAATCAGTTCACACGGACAGAGGGATTTTTCCTCCCCGGTCAAGATGATCTTATTTTGTTGCTGGATGTGGAGCAATGCCTCCGAGCCTGTATTATGGAGACAACGTTTGTATGTCGCTCTGTTGACATCGATGACCAGGGAAAATGTCGTCTCAGTCAGTCAGTCGACGATGACTTCTTGGCCGTGCTTGCCAGTAATGCTGCCTTCACTTACTATAAGAGGTTAATGG GTAACTCTATTGCATTAGTGGGATGTCCGAATGATATCAACCGACCAGCCGATACAGGGAAAGCCTCTGCAACTATAAGTTGGCTTGAACCTACCGTTGAATCCGCACAGGGCATGTCATCTCTCACAGTCACCCACCCATCTGGCTCTCAGTTCACCTTGGGGAAGACAAGAGTGGTGTATACAGCCACAGACAACATGGGCTTTACTGCAACATGTAGTTTCTTAATTACTATTGAAG ACAATGAGAGTCCGCTAATAAGGTATTGCCCAGAGTCTAGTATCCATCTCACCCAAGAGAAAGAAGATGTAAGAGTATCTTGGATTGAACCAACTGCAACGGACAACTCGGGATCTGTCCAACTTCGGAGCAATTACAAGCCTGGAGACTGGTTCTCGCTCGGCTCCACCAAAGTCACATACGTTGCTCAGGATGAAGCAGGGCACCAAGCTGAATGTTCATTTGAAATAGTAGTACAAGAAATCCCAG ACTCCCACTATCTATCTATTATACTGGTTCTACTCAATTTTGCCTACACGGATGCTCTGCAAGATAACACCTCCAAACAGTTTCAGGCATTGTCATCAGCGATTGTAAACGAT CTGGTGAGGGTGTTTGCTGATGATGACACAATGCTTGGTAGTCACATAGACAAGTTTGG gGCAGAGGAAGGTGGCGTAGTTGCCTACACTGGTATTGGAttctcaattattttgagccTCGAGGACCAACATAACCGACTTGATACGGTTTTAAACGCCATACAAAGTGGTGAACTTACCAACGTGGCAGAGGCGCAATTGGAAAATGAGGATG GATCTAAAGAAGTTTTAGATGAATGTGTGACGTTACCGTGTCCGAAAGATATGACGTGTAAAGCTGAAGGGAGGAGGTGCACTGCAACCTGTCAAGATAATACTGGCTATTGTCTCAACGATGGTGTATGTGGGATAGACGCTCAAAACCTTGTCATTTGCTA CTGTAGGAGCCCAAACATTTACGGCACAAGATGTCAGATGACTGTGTCCCTCACAG GGAAGCAGCTTGTGTTTGTCATCCTAGGTATCATCTGGGTGTTCATGCTGATCTTTGCCATCACTGCATATATCATTGCACTCATCCGCAGGAAACATACTAAACAAATGATGGAACT TAAATCTGCTACCAATGGGAAAAATCAAGCTGTTAATCTAAGCATCgtcactaaaaataataatagaaatgAGACTGATGACAGCTTTTCCGGCCAGAAAAAAGAGGGGGAAAGTTCAGATTCTGAATTTGATATAACAAGTAATACAGAGCAACCGAGGAACTGGAATGATACAAATCACTCCTCCATTTATGTGGACCAGAGGCTTTATTCTAATAATACATCTACCACCCCCGACAGTGGGACAGTTATTGCTAGTTTCCAGGGTACAGATCATTCTACCGAACTGCAGATACACGACAGTAATCTTACAGGCACGAGTACACAGTTGAACTTGGAAAGCACTGCTCTGGCCGATGATGCAATTCCTCCGGATTTGACATCCTCCTATGATGGCACGATAAGCAATCCTGTCTTTGAATGTGACGAGTACAATGAAAGCGCATCAAATGAAGTAAGGATTGCGGCTGATGGTGGCGGGACTCAAACGCCGCTTGGAGCGAAACCACCAAGCTTAGTTAGCAGATCATCACATTTTGCTTCAACTAACTTTGGGGAGGAGGGAAATTTTATCATGCTGGACGATGAAGATGAGTCGcttattatttga
- the LOC117292869 gene encoding glutaredoxin-related protein 5, mitochondrial-like — MNTFAKLFVRSWRSEANQRLLLQRFYAAGGTGSKENLDRLVKNEKVVVFMKGVPEQPMCGFSNAVVQILRMHGVEKYDSHNVLEDEELRQGIKEYSDWPTIPQIYFNGEFVGGCDIMLQMHQSGDLVEELQKLGIHSALVDNPDAETKS; from the exons ATGAACACTTTTGCCAAATTATTTGTTAGGTCATGGCGTTCAGAAGCCAACCAAAGGTTACTACTGCAGAGATTCTACGCGGCGGGCGGCACTGGTTCAAAAGAAAACTTGGACAGACTTGTGAAGAATGAAAAGGTTGTAGTTTTCATGAAAGGTGTTCCTGAGCAGCCGATGTGTGGGTTCAGCAATGCTGTTGTACAGATACTGAGAATGCATGGGGTGGAGAAATATGACAGCCATAATGTACTGGAAGATGAGGAACTCAGGCAAG GTATAAAGGAGTATTCTGACTGGCCGACCATACCACAGATCTATTTCAACGGTGAGTTTGTTGGTGGCTGTGACATCATGTTACAAATGCATCAAAGTGGGGATCTCGTGGAGGAGCTTCAGAAACTGGGTATCCATTCTGCCTTAGTCGACAATCCCGATGCTGAGACCAAGTCATAA